AGAACTAGAACAGAAGAACAAGGATTTGATTGATATGAATATAGAACTGCAGTCATTTGCATATATTTCGAGTCATGACTTACAGGAACCTCTGCGTAAAATTCAAACCTTCGCAAGTCGTCTGGCTGAACTAGATGACAAGAATATTTCAGAAAAAGCCAAATCATATCTGGAACGCATCGAAGTTTCTGCCAAAAGAATGCAGACGCTTATTCAAGACCTTCTTACCTATTCTAGAACCAATTCGGCCGAAAGAGTTTTTGCAAAAACCAATCTGGATGAAATTGTCGAAGAAGTGATTATGGATTTCTCTGAAAGAATCGAAGAAAAAAATGCCATAATCGACCATCATCCTTTAGGAGAAGGTACTGTTATGCCTTTTCAATTCAGACAATTAATGCATAATTTAATTGGAAATGCCTTGAAATTTTCAAGGAAAGATGTTCCGCCGAGGGTTGAAATAAAAGCGCGAAGAGTTTTGGGTAAAAAACTGGGTTTTAAAGTTCAGTATCCCGAAAAAATATATTTCTGTCTGCGTATTTCCGATAACGGGATTGGGTTTGATGATGAATACAAAGAACGCATTTTTGAGGTCTTCCAGCGTTTAAACACTGAAAGTGAATTCTCAGGTACCGGAATTGGACTTGCGATCGTAAAAAAGATTGTAGAAAACCACAAAGGCATTATTAAAGCGCACAGCGAAAAAGGCCAAGGTGCTACTTTTAAGATCTTTCTGCCAGAATTATAAAAAAAACACCAGATTTATTTTCAGCAATAAATCTGGTGTTTTTTCTACAATTTCGTGTAGTTATGTTTTATATACAAAAGTTCTGCTGTCTGGAATAAATTCTTTCCAGTTTATGGCGATAGCATATTCTATCGACTTTATAATATCCTTCATTAAAACGGGTTTGGTAATAAAATAATTCGCACCTAGCGCTAGACATTTTGCTATTATTCCGGGTTCGTTTGAGGTTGAAAAAATAACCACTGGTATGTCTTTATTTTCTTCTGAACCTTTGAGTTCGTGCAACACATCGAAACCATTTTTTCCAGGCATATTCAAATCTAAAAAGATCAAATTAGGCCTGGGCGAATAATTAACGGCATTTAAAAGTTTTTCCCCTCCCGAATAGGTTTGTAGATCAACCTGCTGCGACAACAATTCGACCGCATCTGAAAAAATGCTTAAATCATCCTCATCATCATCTGTGTAGAATATTGTTAATTTTTTCATGAAATAGTGGGTTTAAACTTGTTTTTCTGTAAAGATAGTCTAAAACAGCGCTCAAACAATACATTTTGTTTAAAAATTCTGACAAACCCATAAATTGAAATCTAATAATTTCTAATTATAATTCTATAATTCATTTTATTTTAAAAATGCAAACTTTGTAAAAGAAGATTTTCAAACCTATAGAAATCAAATATTTATATCACAATATTTTTAAAAAGATAAAGTCATGGGAGATCATAAAGACCTTACAGAAGAATTAGCAGTCAGCAAAGTAAAAGAACTGGCTGAAAAAATTAAAATATGCATGTTTTGTACCTACAATAACGAAAACAAACTGCAGTCTAGACCAATGTCTATCCAAGAAGTTGACGAACTGGGACAATTATGGTTTTTATCTGACCGAAATAGTGGTCAAAATGCTGAAATTACCATGAATCCTCAGGTAGAATTATTTTTTGCTGAGCCACACGACAAGTTTTTAACGCTACACGGAACGGCTTCGATTTCATACGATAGAGCAACAATTGAGAAATTATACGACCCTATTGTAAAAGTCTGGATGCCAGGCGGAATAGATGACCCAAATTTGAGCGTAATCAAAGTAATTCCAGAAGATGGTTATTACTGGAACAACAAACACGGAAAAATGGTTGCCATTGCAAAAATGACCGCTGCCTTTGTAACCGGACACACTATGGATGACGGAATTGAAGGAAATTTAAAATTATAATACTTACCACTTTTTGTAACCGCAAAATCAGCAATGGTTTACGCATGGTGCGCTGGGATTTTTCTAGGTGCTGTGCGGTCATTTCGCTGTTGATTCTGCGGTTATTTTTTTTATTAACCGCAAAAGAACACTAAGTTTTACGCAATGTTCGCTACGTTTTTATTTAAACTCTACGTTAAATCATTAACTTCTTCATCTCCAATGCATTCAGAATTCCAGCTTCGCTTGCAGTATTATTAAAATACAAAAATCCTGATTTTAAACAAATTGCATTTTTTATTTGAAGTAATTCTTTAGATGAATAACTAGAGTAAAACAGCTTTGGGGTTCCATGTAAACGAATATAAATTAACGGAAATTGTGTGAAAATTGTTTGTGGTAAGTTCGGATAACTTACACTGCAGAAGGTAATGCCGTTTTTTAAGAAAATCTCCCAGACTTCCTCATTCCACCAGCTTTCATGGCGGAATTCAATTACATTCTTAAATTTTAAGTCTAGGTTTTGCACGATAGTATGCAATCGTTCTGGCGTAAAAGTATAACTTGGCGGAAATTGAAATAATACACATCCCAGTTTTTCTTTTAAGCTCAATTCGCATACTTGATAAAATTCCGAAAGCAGGTTTTTGCAATCCATAAATTTCTTGATATGGGTAATTTCTTTGGGCGCTTTTACCGAAAAAATAAAATTTTCAGGCGCTTTATTATACCAATTTTCAAATATTCGAATGGTCGGAAACTTATAAAAGCTTCCGTTGAACTCATAGGTGTTAAAGTACTGGTAATAAAACTGAAACATATCCTTACCTGCCATGTTGTCAGGATAGAAAATTCCCTTCCAATAGCGATTATTATAGCTGGAACATCCTATTAAAATTTTATTTTTCATATGTGAAGCTGCTGACAGTTGGTACAGAAAAAACTACGTCGCTTTTTCTTCCCTGTCTGTTTTTTAATGAGTGGTAATTGGCATCGTTTACACTCTTTTTTGGTATGAGCGAGCCAGTGTTTTTTAAGTTCGTTTTTCTTTTTCCAGTATAAAAATTCAAAACTGTAAATCGAACATTCGGCTATAATTTCATCTAACTTTTCGGGCGGGATTTTACCAACTAAAGATTCAGGATGCACATAACATCTGTACAAAACTTCGTTTTTGATAATATTTCCTACTCCAGAAAAAATATTCTGATCTAAAATAGCATCGCAAATCATTTCTTTTGGAATCTTTTCAAGGCTTAGTTTTGCTTTTTTGGGATTCCAATTTTCGTTTAAAACATCCTCACTCCAGTCATAATATTGATTAATAGGACCCTCCAGAATCTTAACGGAACAAGTATAAAAATTAATTTCACCACTAGAAAAGCCTAAATGCAACCTTGGTGCAATATTGTTTTTTTGCTCGTTAATTCGGTAAGTCCCAAACATTAGAAGATGGATTTTTACAGTAAAATCTTCAAAACAAATCAGAAAATGTTTTCCCCAGGTTTTAAATGATAGGATTTTTTTATCTTTCAAACGTTCTAATTCTATCGAACTGTTTCCAGAAACTTCAATTACTTTTTTACCTGCAAACTGCTGTACTTCTTCTTTTAATATCAATATTGATGGACCTTCGGGCATAGTTTTTTATTTTAATTTTTAAATGAAAAAAGTGCAGCTTCAAACTGCACTTTTTCCGGGATTTATTTTTCTTTACTCTGCTTCTGCAGCCTCAAGGTTTACGGCATTTACAGCAACTTCGGTCAATAATTTGTCAGCTCCTTTTTCTTCGTCAAGAGTTTGTTCCAATAAAGTAGCCACATCTTCTAATCCAAGTGTTTCAGCAAATTGTCGCAATGTTCCATAAGTAGCAATTTCGTAATGTTCGATTTTTTGGCTGGCCGCAATAATTCCGGCATCTCGCACTACTCCAATTTCAGTTTCTTCTAGAATACCTTTTCCTTCTTCAATTAAACCTTCCATGGCATCACATTTTTTTGCAGTTGGTTTTTTCCCAATAATTTCAAAAACCTTTTCTAAACGGGTTACGTGTTCTTCAGTTTCAGTTAAATGATTGTTGATGGCATCAATTAATTCTTCTGAAGTCGCATTTTTAGCCATAGTCGGCAATGCTTTTGTCAATGCTTTTTCTGCCCAATAAATATCTTTTAGGCTTTCTTCAAATAATTCGGTTAAACCTGCCGCAGCATTTGATTTTGGTTTTGTAACTCCTCTTTTTACCGTTTGTTTCGGTGTGGTTTCTTTTTTACTATCAGTAGTTTTCATGGTAATAATTTTTATGATTAATATTCTCAAAATTACTTCTATAACAAACCGAAACCGTTATAGGATTTGTCAATTAAATTGCATTCTAAACATCTGTTAATTATAGAATTACATGAAATAATTCTATAAGAGAAACCGTAATTTTCAGAAGTAGATTTGTAAGTATATAAACATTAAAACTAAACGTCATGAATACTACCGATAATAAAAACAGAACTTTTATTAGAGATCCGAAAAATCCAGATACTGATAGAAACACCAATATGAATGAGGAACTTTATGATATTAATGACATGAAGGAAACCGATAGTAACGAAGAAGCCATTAATCGCGGTTATACAGTACGAAATGGCCATAATCCGAACAAACCTAACCCTGAAGAGGATTCCGTGCGTTATGAAGATGATTTGGATGATTTAAGTGATGATTTTCATTCTGAAAAAGATCTTGAAGACAATGATAATGATATTTACGAAGTTGAACTTGAAGATGAAAACGACTTAGATGATGAAGATGAATATATCGAAGAAGACCTTGACGAGGATTTAGATAATGACGAATTTGACAATCCTTCTGACACCTTTGCCAATGATTTTAATGAAACTGAAGATGCCTTAGAAGACATCGATGATGAAGAGGAAGACGAAGATTACGAGGAAGAAGAAATCGAGGAAGAGGAAGAAAACAACGATTATGTCGAAGATGATGTTCAGGAAGAAGAGGATTATCCTGATAATGATCCTAGAAAATTCTAAAATAAAAAAACCGTTAATTGCTTAACGGTTTTTTTATTGTTTTTAGTCTCCAATAATACTTAATGCTGGAATGTCGTCCATTTTTTTCAAACGTTCTGCCAAGCCTGCCCTCGCCTTTTGCAATTCGATTTCGGCTCGACCTAATTCTTTGTACCAGTCTTCATTTCCGGTTGGCGAATTTTCAAGCTTTCGAACAATTTCATAAATTTCTCCTTCTGCTTCCATTACTTTCAAACGTTTGTAATAAGTAAGGCTTTCTGTCATATGTGCCAAGGCAATCATTGCCGTCAAAAACGGATGATTGTTGGTAACATTCACATCTTTTATTTTTCCATGTTCCAATTCAACTTTTAAGGCAAAAGCAAATTCTTCCATATTAAAAGCCCTGTGTCTGCTATCTGGATTTAAATACGCTTTTATGGCTTCGACATTATTCATTGTCGAAAGATCAACATCAGTTTCTCTAGAATCCAGTAAATCTTTGTAAACCACATTGGCAATTGCTGTGTCTTCTGCAGTTGTGGGATCATTTTCAGGATTTTCAAAATCTCTAACTGACCAATCCCAATTATCTGGATGAACGGGTTTTATGTACTTTTCACAAAAATCTGTAACATCCTCTTTTAAGCTTACCATAACCTCATCTCTTTTGACATAAATATCTTGATAAGCGCCACTTTTTGTTCCCATAATTTTGTAATTTTTTAAAATATAAACGACACATTTACCGAGATAGATGTGTCGTTTAATTTGTTTTTATGTATTGATTTTCTGTGTTATACGCTTCTTCTTCCACTGATAAGTGAAATAATAAATAACACTAAGAAAATAAAGAATAAAATTTTTGCTATACTAGCGGCTCCGGCAGCAATTCCACCAAAACCAAATATTCCTGCAATAATTGCCAGAATAATAAATATGACTGTCCAACGTAACATAATAAATGATTTTTAATTAAATAATGATTTTGTTTGCTCATTTCATGCTTTTAAAGAGATGCATGAACTCTTATATATTTAAACCAAACTGATTTGATAATTCTGAATTAGTTCTGCAAAAGCACTTTCGCTTGGCGAAAAATACTTTTTGGTACTTCGGCTTCTTTTTACTTTATCGAAATACTGCTGAATGGAACCATCTTCATAAGTTGTAACCAATAAAGGGTGTACATAATAATTCTTGCAGACATTTCGAGTATTTCCGAGTGCTTCAGCTGTGGCGTCGTAAGCGGTTAGAATGTTCTTTTTGATTTCTTTTTCGTCTGATGTAGTTCCTAACTCCATCAGATTTTCAAAAAAGACAATCGATGCAGCCCAGGTTCTAAAATCTTTGGCGCTGAAATATTCTCCTGAAATTTCATGAAGATATACATTGACCATGTGGCTGTCGAGTACTTTTCGCTCGCCGTTTGCATCGTAATATTTAAAAACTTCCCAGCCTGGAATTTCTTCACAGCGGCTCACCAGTTTGATTAATTGTTTATTTCGTGTGGTAATCGTATGCTGTTTTCCTTTTTTACCAATAAACTCAAATCGAAGTGTGTTTTTATTGATATTGATATGACGTTTACGAAGTGTTGATAGTCCGTACGATTTGTTGCTTTTTGCATACTTTTCGTTTCCGATTCTGATATGCGT
This is a stretch of genomic DNA from Flavobacterium endoglycinae. It encodes these proteins:
- a CDS encoding response regulator encodes the protein MKKLTIFYTDDDEDDLSIFSDAVELLSQQVDLQTYSGGEKLLNAVNYSPRPNLIFLDLNMPGKNGFDVLHELKGSEENKDIPVVIFSTSNEPGIIAKCLALGANYFITKPVLMKDIIKSIEYAIAINWKEFIPDSRTFVYKT
- a CDS encoding pyridoxamine 5'-phosphate oxidase family protein, which gives rise to MGDHKDLTEELAVSKVKELAEKIKICMFCTYNNENKLQSRPMSIQEVDELGQLWFLSDRNSGQNAEITMNPQVELFFAEPHDKFLTLHGTASISYDRATIEKLYDPIVKVWMPGGIDDPNLSVIKVIPEDGYYWNNKHGKMVAIAKMTAAFVTGHTMDDGIEGNLKL
- a CDS encoding DUF72 domain-containing protein; the protein is MKNKILIGCSSYNNRYWKGIFYPDNMAGKDMFQFYYQYFNTYEFNGSFYKFPTIRIFENWYNKAPENFIFSVKAPKEITHIKKFMDCKNLLSEFYQVCELSLKEKLGCVLFQFPPSYTFTPERLHTIVQNLDLKFKNVIEFRHESWWNEEVWEIFLKNGITFCSVSYPNLPQTIFTQFPLIYIRLHGTPKLFYSSYSSKELLQIKNAICLKSGFLYFNNTASEAGILNALEMKKLMI
- a CDS encoding DNA-formamidopyrimidine glycosylase family protein yields the protein MPEGPSILILKEEVQQFAGKKVIEVSGNSSIELERLKDKKILSFKTWGKHFLICFEDFTVKIHLLMFGTYRINEQKNNIAPRLHLGFSSGEINFYTCSVKILEGPINQYYDWSEDVLNENWNPKKAKLSLEKIPKEMICDAILDQNIFSGVGNIIKNEVLYRCYVHPESLVGKIPPEKLDEIIAECSIYSFEFLYWKKKNELKKHWLAHTKKECKRCQLPLIKKQTGKKKRRSFFCTNCQQLHI
- a CDS encoding YciE/YciF ferroxidase family protein, with translation MKTTDSKKETTPKQTVKRGVTKPKSNAAAGLTELFEESLKDIYWAEKALTKALPTMAKNATSEELIDAINNHLTETEEHVTRLEKVFEIIGKKPTAKKCDAMEGLIEEGKGILEETEIGVVRDAGIIAASQKIEHYEIATYGTLRQFAETLGLEDVATLLEQTLDEEKGADKLLTEVAVNAVNLEAAEAE
- a CDS encoding DUF5661 family protein, giving the protein MGTKSGAYQDIYVKRDEVMVSLKEDVTDFCEKYIKPVHPDNWDWSVRDFENPENDPTTAEDTAIANVVYKDLLDSRETDVDLSTMNNVEAIKAYLNPDSRHRAFNMEEFAFALKVELEHGKIKDVNVTNNHPFLTAMIALAHMTESLTYYKRLKVMEAEGEIYEIVRKLENSPTGNEDWYKELGRAEIELQKARAGLAERLKKMDDIPALSIIGD
- a CDS encoding DUF1328 family protein, coding for MLRWTVIFIILAIIAGIFGFGGIAAGAASIAKILFFIFLVLFIISLISGRRSV
- a CDS encoding DNA topoisomerase IB; the encoded protein is MQAKLSHDKLAQQLIKTPHLVLKKLELVYVNNQNLPIERCKSEDGFVYKKNGRCIKQKSELKRFNSLVLPPAWENVRISDLANGHLQAVGLDVKNRKQYRYHPKWNLIRNQTKFYKIAEFGQKLPSIRKQVDLDLEQKEWTKNKVIALVIRLMEETHIRIGNEKYAKSNKSYGLSTLRKRHININKNTLRFEFIGKKGKQHTITTRNKQLIKLVSRCEEIPGWEVFKYYDANGERKVLDSHMVNVYLHEISGEYFSAKDFRTWAASIVFFENLMELGTTSDEKEIKKNILTAYDATAEALGNTRNVCKNYYVHPLLVTTYEDGSIQQYFDKVKRSRSTKKYFSPSESAFAELIQNYQISLV